A genomic stretch from Photobacterium atrarenae includes:
- the metF gene encoding methylenetetrahydrofolate reductase — translation MGYSYASHFDALNQNIADLDGNINVSFEFFPPSSEQMEQTLWQSIHRLKSLKPKFVSVTYGANSGERDRTHSIIKDIKEQTGLVAAPHLTCIDATRDELRTIARDYWNNGIRDIVALRGDLPPQGGKPDMYAVDLVKLLREEADFDISVAAYPEVHPEAKSAQADLINLKRKVDAGACRAITQFFFDVESYLRFRDRCVAAGIDVEIVPGILPVSNMKQAKRFALANNVKIPNWLEKQYEGLDDDLLSRQMVGASNAIDLVRVLSREGVKDFHFYTLNRAELTYAICHTLGVRAEQEQIA, via the coding sequence ATGGGGTATTCATACGCAAGCCATTTTGACGCACTGAATCAGAACATCGCGGATTTGGACGGCAACATTAATGTGTCATTTGAATTTTTTCCGCCGAGCTCTGAGCAAATGGAGCAGACCCTGTGGCAATCCATTCACCGCCTGAAAAGCCTGAAACCGAAGTTTGTTTCGGTGACCTATGGCGCGAACTCCGGTGAGCGGGATCGCACCCATTCCATTATCAAAGATATTAAAGAGCAGACTGGTTTGGTGGCTGCCCCGCACCTGACCTGTATCGATGCCACCCGCGATGAGCTGCGCACGATTGCCCGGGATTACTGGAATAACGGCATCCGGGATATTGTCGCCCTGCGCGGGGATCTGCCGCCACAGGGGGGCAAACCGGATATGTATGCAGTGGATCTGGTGAAGCTGCTACGCGAAGAAGCGGACTTTGATATCTCTGTCGCGGCTTACCCGGAAGTTCACCCGGAAGCCAAGAGCGCCCAGGCCGATCTGATCAACCTCAAGCGCAAGGTCGATGCCGGGGCCTGCCGGGCGATCACCCAGTTTTTCTTTGATGTCGAAAGTTACCTGCGGTTTCGGGATCGCTGCGTGGCGGCCGGGATTGATGTCGAGATTGTGCCGGGGATCCTACCGGTGTCGAACATGAAGCAGGCCAAGCGGTTTGCCCTGGCTAATAACGTGAAGATCCCGAACTGGCTGGAGAAACAGTACGAAGGACTGGATGACGACTTGCTGAGCCGTCAGATGGTGGGGGCGAGCAACGCCATTGATCTGGTGCGGGTGCTGAGCCGCGAAGGGGTGAAGGATTTCCACTTCTATACGCTCAACCGGGCAGAGCTGACGTACGCTATCTGCCATACCCTGGGGGTGCGCGCCGAGCAGGAACAAATCGCCTGA
- a CDS encoding malic enzyme-like NAD(P)-binding protein: MSEDFRQQALHYHAYPVPGKIAVELSKPADTVEDLALAYSPGVAEPVREIAQNADNVYKYTAKGNMVAVISNGTAILGLGNLGPLASKPVMEGKALLFKRFAGLDSIDIEVKHRTIDEFVDTVANIADTFGGINLEDIKAPDCFEIEKRLIERCQVPVFHDDQHGTAIVTAAGMLNALELQGKEISEAVIVCLGAGAAAVACMELLIKCGAQREKIYMLDRKGVIHTRRDDINEYKQLFANNTDKRTLEDVIEGADIFVGVSGPDLLSPEALKLMADKPVVFACSNPDPEIKPALAHQVRDDLIMGTGRSDYPNQVNNVLCFPFIFRGALDVRASAINDEMKLAAVNAIRELAKEPVPAEVLKAAGVDSLAFGPEYIIPKPMDPRLLPRVAKAVAVAAVESGVARIEMPVNYMADK; this comes from the coding sequence ATGTCTGAAGACTTTCGCCAACAAGCGCTTCATTACCATGCTTACCCTGTACCAGGCAAAATTGCCGTAGAGCTTTCCAAGCCTGCTGATACTGTTGAAGACCTAGCACTTGCCTATAGCCCGGGTGTGGCTGAGCCGGTGCGTGAAATTGCCCAAAACGCCGACAATGTTTACAAGTACACTGCCAAAGGCAACATGGTGGCGGTGATCAGTAACGGTACCGCGATCCTTGGCCTGGGCAACCTGGGGCCGCTGGCGTCCAAGCCAGTGATGGAAGGGAAGGCGCTGCTATTTAAGCGTTTTGCCGGCCTGGACTCGATTGATATCGAAGTCAAACACCGCACCATTGACGAGTTTGTCGATACGGTGGCCAACATTGCTGATACCTTCGGCGGCATCAACCTGGAAGATATTAAAGCCCCGGACTGTTTTGAAATTGAAAAGCGCCTGATCGAGCGCTGCCAGGTGCCGGTGTTCCACGATGATCAGCACGGCACGGCGATTGTGACCGCGGCTGGAATGCTTAATGCCCTGGAACTGCAGGGTAAAGAGATCAGCGAAGCGGTGATCGTTTGTCTGGGTGCCGGTGCGGCAGCTGTCGCCTGTATGGAACTGCTGATCAAGTGCGGTGCTCAGCGTGAGAAGATCTACATGCTGGACCGTAAGGGCGTGATCCACACCCGTCGTGACGACATCAACGAATACAAACAGCTGTTTGCTAACAACACCGACAAACGCACGCTGGAAGATGTCATTGAAGGCGCAGATATTTTTGTCGGCGTATCCGGTCCGGATCTGCTGTCGCCGGAAGCGCTGAAGCTGATGGCGGATAAGCCGGTGGTCTTTGCCTGTTCAAACCCGGATCCGGAAATCAAGCCGGCGCTGGCGCACCAGGTGCGTGACGATTTGATCATGGGAACCGGCCGCTCGGACTATCCGAACCAGGTCAACAACGTGCTGTGTTTCCCGTTTATCTTCCGTGGCGCCCTGGACGTGCGTGCCAGCGCGATTAACGACGAGATGAAACTGGCGGCCGTGAACGCGATCCGTGAGCTGGCCAAAGAGCCGGTTCCGGCGGAAGTACTCAAAGCGGCTGGCGTCGACAGCCTAGCCTTCGGTCCGGAGTACATTATTCCGAAACCGATGGATCCACGCCTGTTGCCGCGCGTGGCTAAAGCCGTGGCGGTGGCTGCGGTTGAATCCGGTGTTGCCCGTATTGAAATGCCGGTCAATTACATGGCTGATAAATAA
- a CDS encoding PadR family transcriptional regulator has translation MSLPHVILTVLSNRDATGYDITKEFSHSIGYFWKASHQQVYRELNKMATNDQVTCKLEPQEGKPDRKVYSITDLGRQALFEWFQEPARNPTIRDEFSAKLLVCGVYNSVPMQQQLEALIEESHTLMNHYHELEKVHFGDYKNMDRQARLDRLTLRRGIHNRQAWIDWAEEVLAELKDMDSADSKVALND, from the coding sequence ATGTCACTACCACATGTAATTTTGACCGTGCTGAGCAATCGCGACGCAACCGGTTACGATATCACCAAAGAGTTTTCACACAGTATCGGCTACTTCTGGAAAGCTAGTCACCAGCAGGTGTACCGTGAGCTGAACAAGATGGCAACCAACGACCAGGTCACCTGTAAGCTGGAGCCACAGGAAGGTAAGCCGGATCGCAAAGTCTACTCCATCACGGATCTTGGCCGTCAGGCCCTGTTTGAGTGGTTCCAGGAGCCGGCACGCAACCCGACCATTCGTGATGAGTTTTCAGCCAAACTACTGGTCTGCGGCGTGTACAACTCCGTACCGATGCAGCAGCAACTGGAAGCCCTGATTGAAGAATCTCACACCCTGATGAACCACTACCACGAGCTGGAAAAGGTTCACTTCGGCGATTACAAGAACATGGATCGCCAGGCCCGCCTGGATCGCCTGACCCTGCGTCGCGGCATCCATAACCGCCAGGCCTGGATCGATTGGGCAGAAGAAGTGCTGGCTGAGCTGAAAGACATGGACAGCGCCGACAGTAAAGTCGCCCTCAACGACTAA
- the priA gene encoding primosomal protein N' — translation MASKIARVALPVPLDKQFDYLITPGHSPVVGARVRVPFGRQQLVGIVTALSDSSDFPLAQLKGISAVLDPAPLWPAPLLALLRWASSYYQYPLGDTLANAMPTLLRKGREASPASLKVWQLTDTGREQPLPTRAPRQAQVLKMLRSGSWSHEALQAEEISTAILKNLSDKGWIEACEAQPQHQVWADDFAITEEKPRLNEEQALAVASVNANPGFGCYLLEGVTGSGKTEVYLNLLEPVLAAGKQALILVPEIGLTPQTINRFRRRFNVPLETVHSGLNDSERLAAWLAGRDNQAGIIIGTRSALFTPCHNLGMIIVDEEHDASYKQQDSLRYHARDLAVMRASKENIPIILGSATPALESLHNAKSGKYHHLTLTRRAGNARQARHGVLDVKGLYLEAGLSAPLIAQMRKHLEAGNQVMLFLNRRGYAPAIMCHACGWLAECKRCDAYYTFHQQSGELRCHHCATQRPVMPQCHQCGSTQLHAVGVGTEQLEQQLATLFPDYKTVRIDRDSTRRKGSLESYLEAIRNNEYQILIGTQMLAKGHHFPDVTLVGLIDVDSALFSNDFRASERLAQLFIQVAGRAGRASKPGEVLLQTHHPEHALLQALLHQGYGAFARDALTERKQAWLPPFTYLALFRAEANSSEQTEQFLHQIRGIFETSPLYDQSTPVLGPNPAPLARRAGRYRWQLLLQAPDRKTLQRMLTVAKPAIQMLPLARKIRWSIDVEPQDLT, via the coding sequence ATGGCCTCCAAGATTGCCCGTGTGGCACTCCCCGTCCCCCTGGATAAACAGTTCGACTACCTGATCACGCCAGGCCACTCTCCGGTGGTCGGGGCCCGGGTACGGGTACCGTTCGGCCGCCAGCAGCTGGTGGGGATCGTCACCGCCCTCAGCGACAGCTCGGATTTTCCGCTGGCGCAGCTCAAAGGGATCTCGGCCGTGCTGGATCCCGCGCCGCTGTGGCCAGCCCCACTGCTGGCGCTGCTGCGCTGGGCCAGCAGCTATTATCAGTATCCGCTCGGCGACACCCTGGCCAATGCCATGCCGACCCTGCTGCGCAAGGGACGTGAAGCCTCCCCGGCCAGCCTCAAGGTCTGGCAGCTGACCGACACCGGCCGCGAGCAGCCGCTCCCGACCCGCGCGCCCCGCCAGGCCCAGGTGCTCAAGATGCTGCGCAGCGGCTCCTGGAGCCACGAGGCCCTGCAGGCCGAGGAGATCAGCACCGCAATCCTCAAAAACCTCAGCGACAAGGGCTGGATCGAAGCCTGCGAAGCCCAGCCCCAGCATCAGGTCTGGGCCGATGACTTTGCCATCACCGAAGAAAAACCCCGGCTCAACGAAGAGCAGGCGCTGGCGGTGGCGTCGGTCAACGCCAATCCCGGCTTCGGCTGCTATTTGCTCGAAGGGGTGACGGGCTCTGGCAAAACCGAGGTCTACCTCAACCTGCTCGAGCCGGTGCTCGCCGCCGGCAAACAGGCGCTGATCCTGGTGCCGGAAATCGGCCTGACCCCGCAAACCATCAACCGCTTTCGCCGCCGCTTCAACGTCCCGCTTGAAACTGTCCATTCCGGGCTCAATGACAGCGAGCGGCTGGCCGCCTGGCTGGCCGGCCGCGACAACCAGGCCGGGATCATTATCGGCACCCGCTCGGCGCTGTTCACCCCGTGCCACAACCTCGGGATGATCATTGTCGATGAAGAGCATGACGCCTCGTACAAGCAGCAGGACAGCCTGCGCTACCATGCTCGCGATCTGGCGGTCATGCGGGCCAGCAAAGAGAATATTCCAATCATCCTCGGCTCCGCGACCCCGGCGCTGGAGAGCCTGCACAATGCCAAGAGCGGCAAGTACCACCACCTGACCCTGACCCGCCGGGCCGGCAATGCCCGCCAGGCCCGACACGGGGTGCTGGATGTCAAAGGGCTGTACCTCGAAGCCGGGCTGTCGGCACCACTGATCGCCCAGATGCGCAAGCACCTCGAAGCCGGCAACCAGGTGATGCTGTTTCTCAACCGCCGCGGCTATGCCCCGGCGATTATGTGCCATGCCTGCGGCTGGCTGGCCGAGTGCAAGCGCTGCGATGCCTATTACACTTTCCACCAGCAGTCGGGCGAGCTGCGCTGCCACCACTGTGCCACCCAGCGGCCGGTGATGCCCCAGTGCCACCAGTGCGGCTCCACCCAGCTCCACGCGGTCGGGGTCGGCACCGAGCAGCTCGAGCAGCAGCTGGCGACCCTGTTTCCCGACTACAAAACCGTCCGCATCGATCGCGACAGCACCCGGCGCAAGGGCAGCCTGGAGAGCTACCTCGAGGCGATCCGCAACAACGAATACCAGATCCTGATCGGCACCCAGATGCTGGCCAAGGGCCACCACTTCCCGGATGTCACCCTGGTCGGCCTGATTGATGTCGACAGCGCCCTGTTCAGCAACGACTTTCGTGCCAGCGAGCGGCTGGCCCAGCTGTTTATTCAGGTTGCCGGACGGGCCGGACGGGCCAGCAAACCCGGCGAAGTCCTGCTCCAGACCCACCACCCGGAGCACGCCCTGCTGCAGGCGCTGCTCCATCAGGGCTACGGTGCCTTTGCCCGCGACGCCCTGACCGAGCGCAAACAGGCCTGGCTGCCGCCGTTCACCTACCTGGCGCTGTTTCGGGCCGAAGCCAACAGTAGTGAGCAGACCGAGCAGTTCCTGCACCAGATCCGGGGCATTTTCGAAACCAGCCCGCTGTATGACCAATCTACCCCGGTCCTCGGTCCCAATCCGGCC
- a CDS encoding bifunctional aspartate kinase/homoserine dehydrogenase II, with protein MSQPTARQLHKFGGSSLADPACYRRVAEIIREYAGPEDLIVVSAAGKTTNQLIDWVALLKKDGRQAHEALQELRAFQQTLISELLSGPEADDLQTQLHLELSELAQLSSPDLSEAVIASVLGHGELWSARLLAALLAQQAMPAVHLDSRTFLRAERAAQPEVDRAQSWPLLSAELAQHSQHRIVITGFMARNAAGETVLLGRNGSDYSATVIGALAEVARVTIWSDVAGVYSADPRLVADACLLPLLRLDEASELARLAAPVLHSRTLQPVAQSAIDLALRCSHQPESGSTRVERVLASGRGAKIITSLDDVCLIELDIARSHDLAPIQAELARLLQRIQLQPLAQSVEADKGRIRLAYTREVVNGVLGSLQDSGITAELRLREGFALVAAVGAGVIGNPVHCYGFSHQLKNQPVEFICESEQGLSLVAVLRRVDTRDLISQIHQSLFQAQKRIGLVLCGKGNIGSRWLELFQDEKANLEKRHGKSFTLIGVAGSNRHWIDFQGIDPTRALTAFEDEAVEYAEGELFQTLASHPYDDVVVLDVTASAALAAQYPQIAEIGLHLISANKVAGSASGPDYHRVQDAFAKSSRHWFYNATVGAGLPVNHTVRDLLESGDEILALSGIFSGTLSWLFQQYDGSVPFTQLIEQAWQQGLTEPDPRHDLDGSDVMRKLVILARESGLMLEPEQVRVESLVPEELAALSLDGFFEQGEVLDQRLGKRLAKAQKEGLVLRYVARLDKQGRAVVGVEALSPEHALANLLPCDNIFAIESRWYRDNPLVIRGPGAGRDVTAGALLSDINRLAALL; from the coding sequence ATGAGTCAGCCGACAGCCCGACAACTGCACAAATTTGGCGGCAGCAGCCTGGCGGATCCGGCGTGCTATCGCCGGGTCGCTGAAATCATCCGCGAGTATGCCGGCCCGGAAGATTTAATTGTGGTCTCAGCCGCCGGCAAGACCACCAACCAGCTGATTGACTGGGTGGCACTGCTGAAAAAGGATGGCCGCCAGGCCCATGAGGCGCTGCAGGAATTGCGGGCGTTTCAGCAGACATTGATCAGTGAGCTGCTGAGCGGACCGGAAGCTGACGATTTGCAAACTCAGCTCCATCTGGAGCTGAGTGAGCTGGCACAGCTCAGCAGCCCGGATTTGTCGGAGGCGGTGATTGCTTCCGTGCTCGGCCACGGTGAACTGTGGTCCGCCCGCCTGCTGGCCGCGCTACTGGCGCAGCAGGCGATGCCGGCGGTGCACCTCGATTCGCGAACATTCCTACGGGCCGAACGAGCGGCGCAGCCGGAAGTGGATCGCGCCCAGTCCTGGCCGCTGCTGAGCGCTGAGCTGGCCCAGCACAGCCAGCACCGGATTGTGATCACCGGGTTTATGGCCCGGAATGCGGCCGGAGAAACCGTGCTGCTGGGTCGCAACGGCTCGGATTATTCGGCGACGGTGATCGGCGCCCTGGCTGAAGTGGCCCGGGTGACGATTTGGAGTGATGTGGCCGGGGTGTACAGTGCCGATCCACGGCTCGTCGCGGATGCCTGTCTGTTGCCGCTGTTGCGTCTTGATGAAGCCAGTGAGCTGGCCCGTCTGGCGGCACCGGTGCTGCATAGCCGGACGCTGCAACCGGTGGCTCAGAGTGCGATTGATCTGGCGCTGCGTTGCAGCCATCAGCCGGAATCGGGCTCAACCCGGGTCGAGCGGGTCCTGGCGTCGGGACGGGGGGCCAAGATCATTACCTCGCTTGATGATGTTTGCCTGATAGAGCTCGATATTGCCCGCTCCCATGATTTGGCCCCGATCCAGGCCGAGCTGGCCCGGCTGCTGCAACGAATTCAGTTGCAGCCGCTGGCCCAGAGTGTCGAAGCGGACAAGGGACGGATCCGGCTCGCCTACACCCGGGAAGTGGTCAACGGCGTGCTGGGATCGCTGCAGGACAGCGGGATCACGGCCGAGCTGCGCCTGCGGGAAGGTTTTGCCTTGGTCGCGGCCGTAGGGGCCGGAGTGATTGGTAATCCGGTCCACTGCTACGGCTTTTCGCATCAGCTCAAGAACCAGCCGGTGGAGTTTATCTGTGAGTCTGAGCAGGGCCTCAGCCTGGTCGCGGTGCTGCGCCGGGTCGATACCCGGGATCTGATCAGCCAGATCCACCAGAGCCTGTTCCAGGCCCAGAAACGTATTGGCCTGGTGTTGTGCGGCAAAGGCAATATCGGCAGCCGCTGGCTGGAGTTGTTCCAGGATGAGAAAGCCAACCTGGAAAAACGTCATGGCAAGAGTTTTACCTTGATCGGGGTGGCCGGGAGCAACCGTCACTGGATTGATTTCCAGGGCATCGATCCGACGCGGGCGTTAACCGCTTTTGAAGATGAAGCGGTAGAGTATGCTGAGGGGGAACTGTTCCAGACTCTGGCCAGCCATCCCTATGATGATGTGGTGGTGCTCGATGTCACCGCCAGTGCGGCGCTGGCGGCGCAATACCCGCAGATCGCCGAAATCGGCCTGCATCTGATTTCGGCCAACAAGGTGGCAGGCTCGGCCTCGGGGCCGGATTATCACCGGGTGCAGGATGCTTTTGCCAAAAGCAGTCGCCACTGGTTCTACAACGCTACGGTCGGTGCCGGGCTGCCGGTGAATCATACCGTGCGTGATCTGCTGGAGAGCGGGGATGAAATCCTGGCCCTGTCGGGAATTTTCTCCGGGACCCTGTCGTGGCTGTTCCAGCAGTATGACGGCAGTGTGCCGTTCACCCAGCTGATTGAACAGGCCTGGCAACAGGGGCTGACAGAGCCGGATCCGCGCCATGATCTCGATGGTAGCGATGTGATGCGCAAATTGGTGATCCTGGCGCGAGAGTCGGGCCTGATGCTGGAGCCGGAGCAGGTTCGGGTGGAGTCTCTGGTCCCGGAGGAGCTGGCAGCGTTGAGCCTGGACGGCTTCTTTGAGCAGGGGGAGGTGCTGGATCAGCGGCTCGGCAAGCGCCTGGCCAAGGCGCAGAAGGAGGGTCTGGTGCTGCGTTATGTCGCGCGGCTGGATAAACAAGGGCGTGCCGTAGTCGGGGTTGAAGCACTGTCGCCGGAACATGCGCTGGCCAACTTGTTGCCGTGCGACAACATCTTCGCGATTGAAAGTCGCTGGTACCGGGATAACCCGCTGGTGATCCGCGGACCGGGAGCGGGGCGGGATGTCACTGCCGGGGCGCTGTTGTCGGATATCAACCGCCTGGCGGCCCTGTTGTAG
- the metJ gene encoding met regulon transcriptional regulator MetJ, translating to MAEWNGEYISPYAEHGKKNEQVKKITVSIPLKVLKILTDERTRRQINNLRHATNSELLCEAFLHAYTGQPLPTDDDIRKDRPDDLPAEAKALMDEMGIKYEDINE from the coding sequence ATGGCAGAGTGGAATGGCGAGTACATCAGCCCATATGCGGAACACGGTAAGAAAAACGAGCAAGTCAAAAAAATCACCGTTTCGATTCCATTGAAGGTACTGAAAATTCTGACTGACGAGCGTACCCGCCGTCAGATCAACAACCTGCGTCACGCCACGAACAGTGAGCTGCTGTGCGAGGCATTTCTCCATGCCTACACCGGCCAGCCGCTGCCTACCGACGATGACATCCGCAAAGACCGTCCGGATGATCTGCCGGCCGAGGCCAAGGCTCTGATGGACGAGATGGGTATCAAGTACGAAGACATCAACGAATAA
- a CDS encoding O-succinylhomoserine (thiol)-lyase — protein MSDKKLATVAVRTGIESDTQFNAVVPPIYLTSTYGFSQLGEVPQFDYSRSGNPTRNTLAEALAELEGGAGAVVTNCGTAAINLLVSALLGPEDLVVAPHDCYGGTYRLFDTRAGKGDFQVVFVDQTDPAALAEALARNPKLVWVETPSNPLLRVVDLAVLCADARQAGALVAVDNTFLSPILQQPIALGADFVVHSTTKYINGHSDVLGGVLIAKTPEQAETLSWWANCIGATGAPFDAYLTLRGLRTLAPRMRLHEENSAKILDYLQSQPLVGQIYHPSQPEHPGHAIALKQQQGFGAMLSFEIAGSQAQLAAFVRQLQCFSLAESLGGTESLICHPASMTHRAMSDEAQAEAGIKPSLLRLSVGLEDADDLIADLAQAFAKAAEVTE, from the coding sequence ATGAGTGATAAGAAGCTTGCCACCGTTGCCGTGCGCACCGGGATTGAGTCCGATACCCAGTTCAATGCGGTGGTCCCGCCCATCTACCTTACTTCGACTTATGGTTTCTCACAACTGGGGGAGGTGCCTCAGTTCGATTACTCCCGTTCGGGTAATCCAACCCGCAATACGCTGGCTGAGGCGCTTGCGGAGCTGGAGGGGGGCGCCGGCGCTGTTGTCACCAACTGCGGCACGGCGGCGATTAACCTGCTGGTCAGTGCCTTGCTGGGGCCGGAGGATCTGGTGGTGGCGCCGCACGATTGCTATGGCGGGACCTATCGCCTGTTTGATACCCGGGCCGGAAAAGGGGACTTTCAGGTTGTTTTCGTCGACCAGACCGACCCGGCCGCATTGGCTGAGGCGCTGGCACGAAACCCTAAGCTGGTCTGGGTCGAAACCCCGTCCAACCCGCTGCTGCGCGTGGTCGATCTGGCCGTCTTGTGCGCTGACGCCCGTCAGGCCGGCGCGCTGGTGGCGGTCGATAACACCTTCCTGTCGCCGATCTTGCAGCAGCCGATTGCACTGGGCGCTGATTTCGTCGTCCATTCCACCACCAAGTATATCAACGGCCACTCCGATGTGCTGGGCGGGGTGCTGATTGCCAAAACGCCGGAGCAGGCAGAAACGTTGTCCTGGTGGGCCAACTGTATCGGTGCCACCGGCGCGCCGTTTGATGCATATCTGACCCTGCGCGGGTTGCGGACCCTGGCACCGCGGATGAGGCTTCATGAAGAAAACAGCGCCAAAATCCTGGACTACCTGCAAAGCCAGCCGTTGGTGGGGCAAATTTATCACCCGAGCCAGCCGGAGCATCCGGGCCATGCCATTGCACTGAAACAGCAGCAGGGCTTCGGGGCGATGCTCAGTTTCGAAATCGCCGGCAGCCAGGCACAACTGGCGGCGTTTGTCCGTCAGCTCCAGTGTTTCTCGCTGGCCGAGTCCCTTGGCGGGACTGAAAGCCTGATCTGCCACCCGGCCAGCATGACCCACCGGGCGATGTCGGATGAGGCTCAGGCCGAGGCCGGGATCAAGCCCAGCCTGCTGCGCCTGTCCGTGGGGCTGGAAGATGCGGATGATTTGATTGCTGATTTGGCCCAGGCATTTGCAAAGGCTGCGGAGGTGACAGAATGA
- the rpmE gene encoding 50S ribosomal protein L31 — protein sequence MKQGIHPEYTEVNAKCSCGNAFVFKSTLGKDINLDVCDKCHPFYTGKQRQVSTGGRIDKFNKRFGALSSK from the coding sequence ATGAAACAAGGTATCCACCCAGAATACACAGAAGTTAACGCGAAATGTTCTTGTGGCAACGCGTTCGTATTCAAGTCAACGCTGGGCAAAGACATCAACCTGGATGTATGTGACAAGTGTCACCCATTCTACACTGGTAAGCAGCGTCAAGTGAGCACCGGTGGTCGTATCGACAAGTTCAACAAGCGTTTCGGTGCGCTGTCTAGCAAGTAA